A DNA window from Cystobacter ferrugineus contains the following coding sequences:
- a CDS encoding methyl-accepting chemotaxis protein, with protein MNKPELKRLVWRCYLEQQFAMLTALVPVAYLLTLVMGLESSLALKVFLINATCNTPIFGNVITFFVIRSIVTNAVTPRPEDLPGDRLRRILKAPRKMEIGIMLAYQGSCITWATWPVVMYDLNPWIIPESMLAFGLLAMVVGIRMALRMERVLRSQAIEELHKYPQLRIDDERGFLWPKQSWFLPYCFAIFVFATLTVTGMIIAKKSSSGYESLFAQLSEVAPTILVFVQTRVAGILDSLIIPIVGVGGFMTFAAAWCAWEISRHQSEGAGAVQKSIGSIASGKPTLPYWVSTDEVGDLSMATASAFERLRTFSSSLSDSAQTLGSSAGRLNSSHKEQTEALSIQAAALQETQVTAQEIRQTSMVAAQKAEDVLQQAERADQIGRAGEAALEQSLSGMHEIQQQVVQMARSIRSLDERAQQIANITTTVKSLADRSTMLALNAAIEAVRSGEHGKGFSVVAREIRSLADQSVKATYNVQNILQDLSESIRATADMTESGSGKVQGSVQQLRSFGDNIKQLSGIVRDNVNSVRQISAAVTQQNQGIGQIFQAVNDLTKIMDQTMASLRTSDEAADHMRIVAARVTSFVEEYNFQTALSAEETPPAERV; from the coding sequence ATGAACAAGCCTGAGTTGAAGCGTCTGGTCTGGCGTTGCTACCTGGAGCAGCAGTTCGCGATGTTGACCGCGCTGGTGCCGGTGGCCTACCTGCTCACGTTGGTGATGGGCCTGGAGTCCTCACTGGCCTTGAAGGTCTTCCTCATCAACGCGACGTGCAACACGCCCATTTTCGGCAACGTCATCACGTTCTTCGTGATCCGCTCGATCGTGACGAACGCGGTGACCCCGCGGCCCGAGGATCTGCCCGGTGACCGTCTGCGGCGCATCCTCAAGGCCCCGCGCAAGATGGAGATCGGCATCATGCTGGCCTACCAGGGCTCCTGTATCACGTGGGCCACCTGGCCCGTGGTGATGTACGACCTCAATCCGTGGATCATCCCCGAGTCGATGCTCGCCTTCGGCCTGCTGGCGATGGTCGTCGGCATCCGCATGGCGCTGCGCATGGAGCGCGTGCTGCGGTCCCAGGCCATCGAGGAGCTGCACAAGTACCCGCAGCTGCGCATCGACGACGAGCGCGGCTTCCTGTGGCCCAAGCAGAGCTGGTTCCTGCCCTACTGCTTCGCCATCTTCGTGTTCGCCACGCTGACGGTGACGGGGATGATCATCGCGAAGAAGAGCAGCAGCGGTTACGAGAGCTTGTTCGCGCAGCTGTCGGAAGTGGCCCCGACGATCCTGGTGTTCGTGCAGACGCGGGTGGCCGGCATCCTGGACTCGCTCATCATTCCCATCGTGGGCGTCGGCGGCTTCATGACGTTCGCCGCGGCGTGGTGCGCCTGGGAGATCTCGCGCCACCAGAGCGAGGGCGCGGGCGCCGTGCAGAAGTCCATTGGCTCCATCGCCTCGGGCAAGCCGACGCTGCCGTACTGGGTCTCCACCGACGAGGTGGGTGACCTGTCCATGGCCACCGCCTCCGCGTTCGAGCGCTTGCGCACCTTCTCCTCGTCGCTCAGTGACTCGGCGCAGACGCTGGGCTCCTCGGCCGGACGGCTCAACAGCTCGCACAAGGAGCAGACCGAGGCGCTCTCCATCCAGGCCGCGGCGCTGCAGGAGACCCAGGTCACCGCCCAGGAAATCCGGCAGACGTCGATGGTCGCCGCCCAGAAGGCGGAGGACGTGTTGCAGCAGGCCGAGCGCGCGGATCAAATCGGCCGCGCGGGCGAGGCGGCGCTCGAGCAGAGCCTCTCGGGCATGCATGAAATCCAGCAGCAGGTGGTCCAGATGGCGCGGAGCATCCGCTCGCTGGATGAGCGCGCGCAGCAGATCGCCAACATCACCACCACGGTGAAGAGCCTGGCGGACCGCTCCACCATGCTGGCGCTCAACGCCGCCATCGAGGCGGTGCGCTCGGGCGAGCACGGCAAGGGCTTCAGCGTGGTGGCGCGGGAGATCCGCAGCCTGGCGGACCAGTCCGTCAAGGCCACCTACAACGTGCAGAACATCCTGCAGGATCTCAGCGAGTCCATCCGCGCCACGGCCGACATGACGGAGAGCGGCTCGGGCAAGGTGCAGGGCAGCGTGCAGCAGCTGCGCTCCTTCGGTGACAACATCAAGCAGCTCTCGGGCATCGTGCGCGACAACGTGAACTCCGTGCGGCAGATCTCCGCGGCCGTCACCCAGCAGAACCAGGGCATCGGGCAGATCTTCCAGGCGGTGAATGATCTCACGAAGATCATGGATCAGACGATGGC
- a CDS encoding SDR family NAD(P)-dependent oxidoreductase, with the protein MSRLEQKVAIVTGSSRGIGAAVARRLAAEGARVVVNYAQSSEAAENVVRSIQAAGGQAISCRADVADEAQMQALFDTTRQHFGPVDILVNNAAAQAPASLDTLDRALFQRLVDVNIWGLIVGCRLAGRLMSDRGRIINFSSVSAHKNIAWDGMYAATKAAVESLTRTAAIEFAPRGITVNALIIGLVATDMVSDVPLKVRRTIASQTLLDKVGRPEDIGGSVAFLASEDARWVTGQTLGVNGGYLMK; encoded by the coding sequence ATGTCCAGGCTCGAGCAGAAGGTGGCCATCGTCACGGGAAGTTCTCGCGGCATTGGTGCCGCGGTCGCGCGGCGGCTGGCGGCCGAGGGCGCCAGGGTCGTGGTCAACTACGCCCAGAGCTCGGAGGCGGCCGAGAACGTGGTGCGCTCCATCCAGGCCGCGGGGGGGCAGGCCATCTCCTGCCGCGCGGACGTGGCGGACGAGGCGCAGATGCAGGCGCTCTTCGACACCACCCGCCAGCACTTCGGACCCGTGGACATCCTGGTCAACAACGCGGCGGCGCAGGCCCCGGCGTCCCTGGACACCCTGGACCGGGCGCTCTTCCAACGGCTCGTGGATGTCAACATCTGGGGGCTCATCGTGGGCTGCCGTCTGGCGGGGCGCCTCATGTCGGACAGGGGGCGCATCATCAACTTCTCGTCCGTGAGCGCCCACAAGAACATCGCCTGGGACGGCATGTACGCGGCCACCAAGGCGGCCGTCGAGTCGCTCACCCGCACCGCGGCGATCGAGTTCGCACCGCGGGGCATCACCGTCAACGCGCTCATCATCGGCCTGGTGGCCACGGACATGGTGAGCGACGTGCCCCTCAAGGTCCGGCGCACCATCGCGTCCCAGACGTTGCTGGACAAGGTGGGCCGCCCCGAGGACATCGGTGGCTCGGTCGCGTTCCTCGCCTCCGAGGACGCCCGCTGGGTGACCGGTCAGACGCTGGGCGTCAACGGGGGCTACCTCATGAAGTAG
- a CDS encoding NAD(P)/FAD-dependent oxidoreductase has product MKPNTHRFGQAVIIGGSIAGLLSARVLADHFDKVLVLEREPFPEGPEARKSTPQGRHIHAVLEAGLKTMEGLFPGLRRELEAGGVEYIDMARDAAWLQSGSWKARYEGDIETILVSRPFLEWKLRGHVAALPNVELRTGYAVEELVLDASRTRAVGVKVKGPEGEQEISGALIVDASGRGSRAPQWLEALGFGQVEQDQVRIDLGYTSRLYERPPGFDAWKILVLNGKAPESQRSGFISNVEGGRWIVSLNGYFGDHAPTDDAGFLEFARGLPTPAIYEYIRDARPLTAPVLHKIPSSRWLHYERLARRPEGFVLLGDAVCALNPVFGQGMTVSALGAKFLGECVAQAKASPEGLPLEVARPFQKKLAGLIELCWTLTTTMDLAHPRAEGKRPFGLKFLQWSFQNMIDLTSQDAASCQTFYEALHLRKGILGLLQPGFLAALLVYNLKSFFVPRHKRANLDRMPARPGPSPSQAMGRVDAAA; this is encoded by the coding sequence ATGAAGCCCAACACGCATAGGTTCGGACAGGCAGTGATCATCGGAGGAAGCATCGCGGGGCTCTTGAGCGCCCGGGTGCTGGCGGATCACTTCGACAAGGTGCTCGTCCTGGAGCGCGAGCCCTTTCCCGAGGGCCCCGAGGCGCGCAAGAGCACGCCCCAGGGGCGCCACATCCACGCGGTCCTGGAGGCCGGGCTCAAGACCATGGAGGGGCTGTTCCCCGGTCTGCGGCGGGAGCTGGAGGCGGGGGGCGTCGAGTACATCGACATGGCCCGGGACGCCGCCTGGCTCCAGTCGGGAAGCTGGAAGGCGCGCTATGAGGGAGACATCGAGACCATCCTCGTGTCGCGGCCCTTCCTCGAGTGGAAGCTGCGTGGCCACGTCGCCGCGCTGCCGAACGTGGAGCTGCGCACGGGGTACGCCGTCGAGGAGCTGGTGTTGGACGCCTCGCGCACCCGCGCCGTGGGCGTGAAGGTGAAGGGCCCGGAGGGAGAGCAGGAGATTTCGGGCGCGCTCATCGTGGACGCCAGCGGCCGGGGCTCCCGGGCGCCGCAGTGGCTGGAAGCGCTGGGCTTCGGCCAGGTGGAGCAGGATCAGGTGCGCATCGACCTGGGCTACACGAGCCGCCTCTACGAGCGCCCCCCGGGCTTCGACGCGTGGAAGATCCTCGTGCTCAATGGCAAGGCGCCCGAGAGCCAGCGCTCGGGCTTCATCTCCAACGTGGAGGGAGGGCGGTGGATCGTCAGCCTCAACGGCTACTTCGGCGACCACGCGCCCACCGACGACGCGGGCTTCCTGGAGTTCGCGCGCGGCCTGCCCACGCCCGCCATCTACGAATACATCCGCGATGCCCGGCCCCTCACCGCGCCCGTGCTGCACAAGATTCCGTCGAGCCGGTGGCTGCACTACGAGCGGCTGGCCCGGCGGCCCGAGGGCTTCGTGCTGCTGGGGGACGCGGTGTGCGCCCTCAATCCCGTCTTCGGGCAGGGCATGACGGTGAGCGCCCTGGGGGCGAAGTTCCTCGGCGAGTGCGTCGCCCAGGCGAAGGCCTCGCCGGAGGGCCTGCCCCTGGAGGTGGCGCGGCCCTTCCAGAAGAAGCTCGCCGGGCTCATCGAGCTGTGCTGGACGCTCACCACCACCATGGACCTGGCGCACCCGCGGGCCGAGGGCAAGCGCCCCTTCGGCTTGAAGTTCCTGCAGTGGTCCTTCCAGAACATGATCGACCTGACGTCCCAGGACGCCGCGTCGTGCCAGACCTTCTACGAGGCGCTCCACCTGCGCAAGGGCATCCTCGGGCTGCTCCAGCCCGGCTTCCTCGCGGCGTTGCTGGTGTACAACCTCAAGAGCTTCTTCGTGCCGAGGCACAAGCGGGCCAACCTGGACCGGATGCCGGCCCGGCCTGGCCCCAGCCCGAGCCAGGCCATGGGGCGGGTGGACGCCGCCGCCTGA